One genomic segment of Sphaerodactylus townsendi isolate TG3544 linkage group LG07, MPM_Stown_v2.3, whole genome shotgun sequence includes these proteins:
- the RPL17 gene encoding 60S ribosomal protein L17, translating to MVRYSLDPENPTKSCKSRGSNLRVHFKNTRETAQAIKGMHIRTATKYLKDVTLKKQCVPFRRYNGGVGRCAQAKQWGWTQGRWPKKSAEFLLHMLKNAESNAELKGLDVDSLVIEHIQVNKAPKMRRRTYRAHGRINPYMSSPCHIEMILTEKEQIVPKPEEEVAQKKKISQKKLKKQKLMARE from the exons ATGGTCCGCTACTCGCTCGATCCAGAGAATCCCACAAAAT CATGCAAGTCGAGGGGCTCCAATCTTCGAGTCCACTTCAAG AATACCCGTGAGACAGCTCAAGCTATAAAGGGTATGCACATTCGGACAGCCACCAAGTACTTAAAGGACGTGACGCTGAAGAAACAGTGTGTGCCCTTTCGCCGCTACAATGGTGGGGTCGGCAGATGTGCTCAG GCCAAGCAGTGGGGCTGGACACAGGGACGCTGGCCAAAGAAGAGCGCCGagttccttctgcacatgctcaagaaTGCTGAAAGCAATGCTGAGCTGAAG GGTTtggatgtggattctctggtAATCGAGCACATTCAGGTCAACAAAGCTCCTAAAATGCGCAGGCGAACCTACAGGGCTCATGGTCGCATCAACCCCTACATGAGTTCCCCCTGCCACATTGAGATGATCCTCACAGAGAAAGAGCAGATTGTCCCCAAGCCGGAAGAAGAAGTTGCTCAAAAGAAGAAG ATATCTCAGAAGAAACTGAAGAAGCAAAAACTTATGGCTCGGGAATAA